A single region of the Brassica rapa cultivar Chiifu-401-42 chromosome A03, CAAS_Brap_v3.01, whole genome shotgun sequence genome encodes:
- the LOC103859314 gene encoding pentatricopeptide repeat-containing protein At3g09040, mitochondrial has protein sequence MNFRVLLPPSSPKFDSFSLLRRLSFSTDLSLRIIKQVPPNHDQIYNSLLEICLDQCKLFKTRKVFDEMPQRLLHVSRIGKAVHSRSLTLGIDPKGRLSNAVVDLYAKCKSIAYAEKVFESLEKDVTAWNSMLSMYSSIGLPGKVLRSFVSLFEGLVFPNKFTFSIVLSTCARESNVTFGRQIHCCMVKTGFERNSYCGGALVDMYAKCDCIGDARRVFDGVVDPNTVCWTCLFSGYVKAGLPEEAVIVFEKMRGEGHRPDHLAFVTVINTYISLGKLKDARVLFGEMASPDVVAWNVMISGHGKRGCEEVAVEYFLRMRKSGVRSTRSTLGSVLSAIGIVANLELGLVVHAEAIKQGLACNIYVGSSLVSMYSKCERMEDAAKVFEGLEERNDVLWNAMIRGYAHNGEAHKVMELFMDMRGSGHNVDDFTFTSLLSTCAASHDLDMGSQFHSVIIKKKLADNLFVGNALVDMYAKCGGVEDARKVFERMWERDNVSWNTMIGGYVQDENESEAFNLFKRMNSCGMVSDGSCLASTLKACANVRGLYLGKQAHCLSVKFGLETDLHAGSSLIDMYAKCGVIEDSRKVFSSMPEWSVVSMNALIAGYAQNNLEEAVVLFREMVTRGVNPSEITFATIVEACDKPETLTLGTQFHGQIIKRGVSYEGEYLGISLLGLYMNSCRIVEACVLFSEFQTPKSIVLWTGMMSGHSQNGFYEEALKFYKEMRRDDALPDQATFVTVLRVCSVLSSLREGRAIHSLTFHLAHDLDELTSNTLIDMYAKCGDMKSSSQVFDEMKRRSNVVSWNSIINGYAKNGYAEDALRMFDSMRQSRITPDEITFLGVLTACSHAGKVSEGRKIFEMMISQYGVEARVDHVACMVDLLGRWGYLEEADNFIKAQNLKPDARLWSSLLGACSIHGDDIRGEMAAEKLIELEPQNSSAYVLLSNIYASQGRWEKVNALRKDMKDRGVSKVPGCSWIDVGERKHVFGAGDKSHSDICKIETFLEDIYDLVKDDAVVNHDIMEHASHDCI, from the coding sequence ATGAACTTTCGAGTTCTCTTGCCGCCATCCTCCCCCAAGTTCGATTCTTTCTCCTTGCTACGTCGTTTGAGTTTCTCCACGGACTTGAGTCTTCGGATCATTAAACAAGTTCCCCCCAACCACGATCAGATATATAACAGTCTCCTCGAAATATGTTTGGACCAGTGCAAATTATTCAAAACCCGCaaggtgttcgacgaaatgcctcAGAGACTTTTACACGTCTCGAGAATCGGCAAAGCTGTACATTCCAGGAGCTTGACGCTCGGAATCGATCCAAAAGGGAGATTAAGCAACGCCGTCGTTGATTTATACGCCAAGTGTAAATCAATAGCTTATGCTGAGAAGGTTTTCGAGTCTCTTGAGAAGGATGTAACGGCTTGGAACTCGATGCTATCGATGTATTCGAGCATTGGGCTACCTGGAAAGGTCTTGAGGAGTTTTGTGTCGTTGTTTGAGGGTTTGGTTTTTCCGAATAAGTTCACTTTTTCGATTGTTTTATCGACATGTGCCAGGGAGAGTAATGTAACGTTTGGTAGGCAGATTCATTGCTGTATGGTGAAGACGGGTTTTGAAAGGAACTCGTATTGTGGAGGGGCTTTGGTTGATATGTATGCTAAGTGTGACTGCATAGGTGATGCTCGGCGAGTTTTCGATGGGGTAGTGGATCCCAATACAGTTTGCTGGACGTGTTTGTTTTCTGGCTATGTCAAAGCTGGTTTGCCAGAGGAAGCTGTTATAGTTTTTGAGAAGATGCGTGGTGAAGGACATCGTCCTGACCATCTAGCTTTCGTGACTGTTATAAATACTTACATTAGTTTAGGGAAGCTGAAGGATGCGCGTGTGTTGTTTGGAGAGATGGCGAGCCCTGATGTGGTGGCTTGGAATGTAATGATCTCAGGGCATGGGAAACGAGGGTGTGAGGAAGTAGCTGTTGAGTATTTTCTCAGGATGAGGAAGTCTGGTGTTAGATCCACTCGTTCGACGCTGGGGAGTGTTTTAAGTGCAATTGGGATTGTAGCGAATCTTGAGTTAGGTTTGGTGGTTCATGCGGAGGCTATTAAACAAGGGCTTGCGTGTAATATATATGTTGGGAGTTCTTTGGTTAGCATGTACTCGAAGTGTGAGAGAATGGAAGATGCTGCGAAAGTGTTTGAGGGTTTGGAGGAGAGAAACGACGTCTTGTGGAATGCTATGATAAGAGGTTATGCGCATAACGGAGAAGCTCATAAGGTTATGGAGCTGTTTATGGATATGAGAGGCTCTGGTCATAACGTTGATGATTTCACCTTTACAAGCCTGTTAAGTACTTGTGCTGCTTCGCATGATCTTGACATGGGGAGCCAGTTTCATTCGGTTATCATCAAGAAGAAATTAGCGGATAACTTATTCGTGGGAAATGCATTGGTAGATATGTATGCTAAATGCGGAGGTGTTGAAGATGCGAGGAAGGTTTTTGAGCGCATGTGGGAACGTGATAACGTATCGTGGAACACGATGATTGGTGGTTATGTCCAAGATGAGAACGAGAGTGAGGCTTTCAACTTGTTCAAGAGGATGAATTCTTGCGGTATGGTGTCTGATGGATCGTGTTTAGCTAGCACACTCAAGGCGTGTGCGAATGTCCGTGGTCTTTATCTAGGAAAACAAGCTCACTGCCTCTCTGTCAAGTTTGGCTTAGAGACAGATCTTCATGCTGGCAGCTCGCTGATTGACATGTATGCCAAGTGTGGGGTCATCGAAGACTCACGTAAAGTTTTCTCCTCTATGCCTGAGTGGAGCGTTGTGTCGATGAATGCGTTAATTGCAGGCTATGCTCAGAACAACTTGGAAGAAGCTGTGGTTCTCTTTCGAGAGATGGTGACCAGAGGTGTTAACCCATCTGAAATCACTTTTGCCACCATAGTTGAAGCTTGTGATAAACCAGAAACGTTGACCTTAGGAACACAGTTCCATGGTCAAATAATAAAGAGAGGGGTCTCATATGAAGGTGAGTATCTAGGGATCTCTCTTTTGGGCTTGTACATGAACTCATGTAGAATAGTGGAGGCGTGTGTTCTTTTCTCAGAGTTCCAAACCCCTAAGAGCATTGTTCTTTGGACGGGGATGATGTCAGGGCATAGTCAGAACGGTTTCTATGAGGAAGCTTTGAAGTTCTACAAAGAAATGCGTCGTGATGATGCTTTACCTGATCAGGCAACATTTGTCACTGTTCTTCGAGTGTGCTCTGTCCTTTCCTCTTTAAGAGAAGGTAGAGCGATCCATTCTCTCACCTTCCACTTGGCTCATGACCTCGACGAGTTAACCTCTAACACGCTAATAGACATGTATGCTAAATGTGGGGACATGAAAAGCTCATCACAAGTTTTCGATGAAATGAAGCGTAGAAGCAACGTTGTCTCATGGAACTCCATCATCAATGGATATGCTAAAAATGGTTACGCTGAAGATGCCCTTAGGATGTTTGATTCCATGAGACAATCTCGTATCACGCCAGATGAAATCACATTCCTAGGTGTTCTCACAGCTTGTAGCCACGCAGGGAAAGTGTCAGAAGGGCGGAAGATTTTTGAGATGATGATTAGTCAATATGGTGTTGAAGCGCGTGTAGATCATGTAGCTTGTATGGTTGATCTTCTTGGAAGATGGGGTTATCTTGAAGAAGCTGATAACTTCATAAAAGCACAAAACCTGAAACCAGATGCGAGACTATGGTCATCGCTCCTTGGTGCATGTAGTATCCATGGAGATGACATTAGAGGGGAAATGGCTGCTGAGAAGCTCATTGAACTTGAACCACAAAACTCGTCAGCTTATGTTCTTCTTTCGAACATATATGCCTCACAGGGACGTTGGGAGAAGGTCAACGCTTTGAGGAAAGACATGAAAGACAGAGGAGTCAGTAAGGTACCTGGATGTAGTTGGATTGATGTGGGAGagagaaaacacgtttttggtgCAGGAGACAAATCTCATTCTGATATTTGCAAAATAGAGACGTTTCTTGAAGATATATATGATCTGGTGAAAGATGATGCAGTCGTCAATCATGATATCATGGAACATGCTTCTCATGATTGTATCTAA
- the LOC103859313 gene encoding LOW QUALITY PROTEIN: cytochrome P450 705A5-like (The sequence of the model RefSeq protein was modified relative to this genomic sequence to represent the inferred CDS: substituted 1 base at 1 genomic stop codon), producing MAAMMIVDFQNCFIFILLCLFSLLCYTLFFRKQKKSRLGFDDLPPSPPSLPIIGHLHIILSLLIHKSLQKLASKYGPLLHLRIFNFPIVLVSSASVAEEIFKTQDVNVSSRSLPTSEGSLYFGSSGFIFAPYGDYWKFMKKLITTKLLGPQALERSRGIRGDEVKLFYSNLLDKAMRKERVDIGEEAMKLTNNSMCKILMGRVCVEDAEIVRGLVAKTDSLTKKLFLASVLRRPLEKLGISLFKKELMGVSSMFDEVLERYLVEHEKKQEEQGGDMMDVLIEAYRDENAEYKITRNHIKSSLVDLFIAGSETTSNSIEWTMAELINNPKSHEKLRGEIDLIVGKTRLIXETDLPNLPHLQAVMKEGLRLHPPAPLVVRTFQEGCEVKGFYIPEKTTLVVNGYAVMRDPDVWEDPEEFKPERFLATSRSGQEEDKTKGLRYIPFGSGRRGCPGSNLAYLFLGAAVGVMVQAFDWRIKEEKVNMDEVAGAASLSMAHPIHATPVARTRNLLT from the exons ATGGCAGCAATGATGATAGTTGACTTTCAAAACTGTTTCATCTTCATCCTTCTATGCCTCTTCTCACTCCTCTGTTACACTCTCTTCTTCAGGAAACAAAAGAAGTCACGACTTGGCTTTGACGATCTGCCACCGAGCCCTCCTTCTCTACCAATCATTGGTCATCTTCACATCATCCTCTCTCTTCTAATCCACAAATCATTACAGAAACTCGCATCTAAGTATGGACCTCTTCTCCATCTCCGCATCTTCAACTTCCCTATAGTCCTCGTCTCCTCTGCTTCAGTGGCTGAAGAGATCTTCAAAACACAAGACGTGAACGTGTCCTCTCGCAGCCTCCCTACTAGCGAGGGGTCCCTCTACTTTGGATCTTCTGGCTTCATCTTCGCACCTTATGGAGATTACTGGAAGTTTATGAAGAAGCTCATCACCACCAAGCTCCTCGGACCACAGGCACTCGAGAGGTCACGAGGCATCCGTGGTGATGAGGTGAAGCTGTTTTACTCTAACCTCCTAGATAAGGCGATGAGGAAGGAGAGAGTTGATATCGGTGAAGAAGCAATGAAGCTAACTAACAACAGCATGTGCAAGATACTCATGGGGAGGGTTTGTGTAGAGGATGCGGAGATAGTCAGAGGCTTAGTGGCAAAGACAGATTCCCTGACGAAGAAGCTTTTCTTGGCGTCTGTCTTGCGCAGACCGCTTGAGAAGCTTGGGATCTCACTTTTTAAAAAGGAGCTGATGGGTGTTTCCAGTATGTTTGATGAGGTACTAGAGAGGTACCTTGTGGAACACGAAAAGAAACAGGAGGAACAAGGTGGGGATATGATGGATGTGTTGATAGAAGCATATAGAGACGAAAATGCTGAGTATAAGATCACTAGGAACCATATCAAGTCCTCGTTAGTG GATCTTTTCATTGCAGGCAGTGAAACTACGTCCAACAGTATAGAATGGACCATGGCCGAGCTGATAAACAACCCCAAGAGTCATGAGAAACTGAGAGGAGAAATCGATTTGATTGTAGGGAAAACAAGGTTGATTTAAGAAACTGATCTACCAAACCTTCCTCATCTGCAAGCGGTCATGAAGGAAGGACTGAGATTGCACCCACCGGCGCCTCTTGTGGTAAGAACATTCCAAGAAGGGTGTGAGGTCAAAGGGTTCTACATACCGGAGAAGACAACACTTGTTGTCAATGGTTATGCTGTAATGAGAGATCCTGATGTCTGGGAAGATCCTGAGGAGTTTAAGCCAGAGAGGTTCTTGGCTACTTCACGTTCAGGACAAGAAGAGGACAAGACGAAAGGTCTAAGATACATTCCTTTCGGAAGTGGAAGGAGAGGTTGTCCTGGATCAAACCTGGCTTATCTCTTTCTAGGAGCAGCTGTTGGAGTAATGGTGCAGGCCTTTGATTGGAGAATCAAGGAAGAGAAAGTTAACATGGATGAAGTTGCTGGAGCAGCTTCGTTGAGCATGGCTCATCCAATTCACGCTACTCCTGTTGCTCGAACCCGAAACCTTCTAACTTAA